The Juglans regia cultivar Chandler unplaced genomic scaffold, Walnut 2.0 Scaffold_702, whole genome shotgun sequence nucleotide sequence atcaaaagctttattcatgcaataaAACCACAATGaccattcataaacacatgctaacaacactccataaaattttcggaccaagatatgtgcattagcttggtcaaaaattcaaaacatatcatactctccagtttcacgcctagaatgacttttctatggttaaaaatacttttgaccagccaaatgagcatggaataaGACTAATAAAATATCCACGAAAACTggactcaaagatgaacaacttatgtgaagtaGTCATCGTGAGATAATACCTACAAAGGATCGAAAATGGtcacgcaaaaagacccataAATATGCccaagagagctcttttgggtctctctctaagaacgggggaaagaagtgataaaatggagagaagtgtgtcttgcacgactttagacttctggaggagAAGTTATGGgtttgaatgacccttgattggaggtggctatgtgacataaagtggagaatagagagaggcatggactgcctgcagcagctgtgagagatggaggttgatggagtggacttctcttcacatcaaggcactaatgggttgcaaccaatggcagtggatggtctgccatgtgggggaggaaacttctccaagaaactttgccaaggtggccaattttgtgggccttggtgggccccatcCAAgtggcttcaatttggggtttaaagggggtttggttagagTTTGaaatgctatcaagcccaaaaccaatttttcttggcccaatcaaattctcaaggtttaaaaggttgaataatgatgtcataacaaggattttattaattaataggatgtggaagtgatttaatcaagtgattaaacacaatgctaaaaatcggattaaaaagggtttgggaaaaccgtttagggttttgcttTCAATcaaacttttgggatttcaattggattccaaccatttagggttttgctagggttgaaaccctttttggtctggcacaatttagttgatcagatgaaacagagctttgcttaggtggcatgatctcagaccttgacttccttcacgaatccatctaatggttcctcatggtgccaagtgtctaatactattcactatgtggctaatatcttgccaagtgtccaaataaaactcctccaacgtaatttggacatttcaaactgtgattttgaaaacactacactgggtgtgcttatcgaggttactattcactccaaaaaaaatgcataataaacttagtactgaaaaattctaaatattcatattaacctatagtgaaaatcgtttaccgaaattcaaccccgaagtgcccctaaaaataaatttcacaatttccaacagacgtttcgtccgaaattatgaaaatagactattgcgccataaaatcctaaataatctacTGAATCTAATGGCacagaccataacgcattctgacacttctaactatctcaaataattaaactcataaatctagaaccatagtgagtgataacactgattatgatgacagactaaaacctaagcgattggtcgattcgtaaaaacttatgagtttttcacgagattcctaaagtcaatagaaattccaccaatgaatttttagcgggctgttacagactaaaacttatgcaattggtcgattcataaaagctcatggggttttcacgagattcctaaagtcactagaaattctaccagtgaatttctagcgggtgttactcaaaacatgttatcaaaatatcagagcgaaagtgtagaaataatttcattcaaaaatattttttggcacagcataaatgatcatcataatcatcagaacatcatatcagaacagaagccatgtataacccccgtagtagggttgtgTATCTGCAGATAgctaagcagaacataaatcactctatcaccaaggtgtgcactcaaaacagagaccactactataacccgtggcagggccgtatccactactatatcccgtggcagggccatatccactattattacccgtagttgggccgtatccactattataaccggtagttgggccgtatccactattataacccgtggcagggccctaactgaacagagcggaaatataatcaaattcaaaattaaagagtcatgccaaagttttcaaaaatcacatcttatccaaatagagtactgaacaaaatcatatcatcttcacaatcaaagcagatccaaagcatatttacataattatgcacaaattttcatattcaatatttttgcATAAATcaaaaatagaatgtcaaaaataagctcatatctAGACCAGTCATGatggaaaatactttcttcttaaacagaatctcatgaataatgcaaaacaaataagtgaggtagttcaaatttcttttcataaccaaatatgtatatttttcaaaaagtcaacctcagctcattttattttaatgcaaagtctagcataggaaccccgcttacctggacttagctttttcagaatttcattcaaaatatcgaacaataattaatcgtcacctataaaataatcacataattctcgtaaatttccaattaatctcatgttttgatatttaatcctaagcttctaaaataacctatttaattcctcaaaacctaaaattctcataattcccaaaataccctcattttcccaaaaccatcaatatccacttaatcgaattcgtaccgaataataatttaatcaagaaagtattaaaataaatataaaactcaataaaaattaatattcaaaatatttaaaatatttaaaataccaacaacattttataaataaaaagaatacattggttactaacatttccataaaataagtcatgaaaaactcctctcttaaaaaaataggtttacttcctttaattaacaatattattaaaatacaaatataatatttattgaaacttaaagcaaaactcatttaaacataaaccccaaaaaaataaaacttctcacccgaaaacattaggttaaacctaccttccatatataaagtacgtatatataacttataagcatATACCAGACAAATAACACATGGGATTAACACATATGCTGCGACAGGaacttacccaagggaaaccgaggcacatGACGAGGAGTGAGGGGCGACggggctggctggagggacAGTGGTGGCGCGGCTGAGGAGCAGGAGTGCAGCGAAGATGCCATCGAGTTGGGCTGAGcacgagagaaagaaagagagagagcaaccAAGAGGGAGTGAGAGCATgctgaaagagaaagagaaagtgatggGGGAACGGAGAGAGAGTGATCACTGcatgaggaagaagataataCCGAGAAGCAGATAGGGTTGTACAGTGGCGATGCGTGGTGGCTCCGGACGAGAAATAGCACTGAGCtgttgatgctctgttttcgaGAGCTAAAGCAGAGTATGCCTTGTGTTCCTCCTTCAATGGTTGGTCGACGATGGTTGGCTTTCCTTGGTGGTGAGGACGGCTGGGAGAGTGGTGCGTTGTTGCACAGAGGAGTTGCTGTCTGTGAGTTCATGTGGCAGGGCAGTGGTGTCACGGAGAATCAACCCATGTTGCGCTACGGGCTTGGCCAGTGATTGGGTGTTGCACGGCTGCGCTGAGGAGAAGGTCTCACAGTGAGGAAAAGAAGTGGCTATGGTGAGGCTTTAGGCCCTGGCTGATGGTCGTTTATGGAGGAAGTGGGTTGTTGTTTGTGTGGGAAGGAGTTGCTAGCGGCGACAGTGAACGTAACGAAGGCGTTCTCTACGCATGGCTATTGTGTGCGTATAAATATGATGCGAAAATCCTAGAGATAAGAGAGACGTGCGTGCGGATGAAAGGctgagtcgtgtgtgtgcatgcatgttgtggacgagaggaagacctaagaggaaaaagaaaatagacgaaAAGAATAAAACGTGcggaagttaacgtgtgaaaaaaaaatagattaaaaaaaatagaataaactaaaacaaaataaataaataaataattgagcttgattgggtcctgGTGTTAcagcttcaatttggggtttaaaggtggtttggttagggtttgagatgctatcaatcccaaaaccaatttttcttagcccaatcaaatatccaaggtttaaaaggttggttaatgatgtcataaaaaggatttgattaattaatagtatatggaagtgatttaatcaagtgattaaacacaatgctaaaaATAGGATTAAAAAAgatttggaggccaactttaggatttggggaaaccatttagggttttggtttcaaccaagcttttggggtttcaaatggattccaaccattcaaggtttcgctaggattgaaaccttctttggtctggcacaatttggttgatcagatgaaacaaaacttttCTTAGGTGGCAtcatctcacaccttgacttccttcacaaatccatctaatggttcctcatggtgccaagtgtctaatattattcactaagtgtggctaagatcttgtcaagtgtccaagtaaaacttctctaacctaatttggtcattctacactgtgattttgaaaacactgcactgggtgcgcttatcgaggttaccaTTAACTCCGaagaaatgcataataaacttagtactgaaaaatcctaaatattcatattaacctatagtgaaaattgtttaccgaaatttaactccgaagtacccctaaaaataatttcacaattttgaaTAGGCGTTTTgtccaaaattataaaaattggcTATTCCACTATAAAATCCTATACAATCAACCGaatctaatggcatagaccaaaatacattctgacacttttaactatctcaaataattaaactcgtatttctagcaccatagtgagtgataatattGACTATgttaacagactaaaacctgcacgattggtcgattcgtaaaaacttatggggttttcaagaggttcttaaagtcaatagaaatttcaccagtgaatttctagcgggctattACAAGAATGGAGGAAAGAATTATCCTCAGCCCATGATGATGGTTTGGGCGTCGATACGATATTCTTCGAGTTCAtccgtaaataaataataataagtgaataaaaacaaataaagagatatacaaaaatttacgtagttcggcataatgcctacATCTACGGATTGTTTGGGGGTGAAATTCACTATGATAGgtgtgattttacaatctctcatgtcctcacatatctcacaatacaatggAAGAATATATAGAAGATCTTTTGAAGTCGCTATGTGTGGTGGAGTTTGTACACATGGAGCTTTTGTGGAGAGCCTTTGGAGAGTCGATGGAGAGTTTGTCAGATTTGTGGAAAATCTCCTCCTTGTATAGAGATCTATTTCTTTAGAGTAACTGAGTCCAATTTACtttgtaaaacatttttcttttagaaatctgagtttttttccttttaaaaaccTTTGTATCTTTTCTCTTAGAACTCTGAGTCAATTTGTCTTATCTCTTCTTGATTTTATCtcttaaattgatttttgaccTTATCTCttaactaattataaattactGATTTGATTCCTACAATCATGAATTTAAAGATTAACTCCACATATTAACTTATTTgcactaatttaattttttttaaataggtgGTGATTTAATATAGTATCAAAACAGAGTTCATCGTAGAAATTAGATTTCCACACttaaatcatatttaataaaatattttgcatgttaAATTTAGCTATGAAGAATGAGTTAATAAAAGAGAAGGTAGTCACATGTAAGTGACCCCtgcccaagtttattaataagccctcacttttggcagaggaaaaccgtggttacagtCTCAGTACTTGATCTTTACGAAAAAAACTATTGAACTAAAAACTCAAGTActcaaaacaatacaaaagaCACAAAAAACATAAAGGTACATTACCGACACTTTGCATATACAGCTGATATCAAAAAGTTTGAATTAATCATCAGAGCTAAATACTGATCCGAGCCTCCCACAACATCCACCTGTATCCCAGCAACCCAGAAGCACCAAAGCTTCCCAGCCTTATCCGCATTAGAGATGCACACATTAAACGAAAAATAATCACACTAGTAACTCAGTTGACTGTCATCCCGAAAAGGTTCCGCCAGAAATAAAACACAAGGCTAATGTACACGAACTAGCTTCCGTAATCTCTTCTTCGACATTCCAATTCctcttaaattccaaaacataacttTCTTCATCATTGAATTTGTTTAGAGGGCCTGCTTCGAACCCATGTTGAGCTTCGTAACCTTCGtgtaaaatttactttcttttttgataactCAGAATCAGAATTTTCGTCCTTCTCCTTCGCTGGATGcgccacctccatctcatcCTCAGATTTTGATTCCATAACAAGATTATCTTGGTCAAAAACTACCAGTTGCAAGTCCTCCGAACTAGAAGCCCCTGTACCTCCTATTTGCTCCTTAGAGTTAACGTCCAGACCCTCCATATCAGACCCCACCACAGGTTGCAGAACCTGGTCATTACCCATAACCAAAACCAAGTCTTTTTCCGCTCCACTTGATTCTGCCAACATTGTCACATCTATCCCAGATTCTAAAGCCCCAACTGCTTCCCGATCACTCTTAGTTTCTCCCTTATCAATCTCAGCATCTAAAGACACCATCCCTTCATTACTTCCATCATTTAACTCATTTTCCTCTACATTATGAATTACCAAAATAGAGGATGTCTCGATAGCCTTACCTGATGAATCTTTTGCCGTATTAACCGCATCCTCCTTCTCCTTAGGAACCCAAACTCGGTTAGATTTAATATTCCTCAAGTTCTTGTAGTCTTTCCCTTCGTTGAACTTAGTCTTACATGTTTTTAGATTATATCCTTGCACTTTACAACAAGAACAAAAGGCTGGCAGAGTTTCATATTCAACTTCTTGGAATATACTTGCAAGCTGTCTTGGCGTTCCAATCCAAAAGGAAGATATTGGCTCTTGATCAATATTCATAAGGACACAAACTCGCACACCATCAATTCTTGTTGCACACCTCGTTGCATTATCCCTACGTAAAAATGTACCTATCGGAGCCACTATATTCCTAAGGTATGATTCTTGATAAAAATTCGGTGGAAGGCCAGGTAGCATAAGCCATACTGGCACCTGTGCAGGTTCCTCATCTTCTTGGAACTCCACTGTCCAATGAAATACACGGTATGCAGCCCCTTCAATATCATAGCTTTCCCTTGATAAAGCTTTTAGGAAATCTTCTTCATTCGAGAAGCgtacaaaaacatttctttgcCGGCGCATCACAGATACCACGGGCTGCGTCGAAAGACCCCATCGACTATGTATAAAACCTCTAATACGATCCAGAGAAGGCCTCTGCCGCAGGAACTTCAAGATTAACGAAAATCGAACAGAACTGCAGATCGATCCAGCTCTTCCTTTGTAAACTGCACAAATACTTCTCCCTCAACGTGCTTAGGCTATGAAGAATGAGTTGAGTTTGCTTTGCAGTAaactgttaaaatataaattaaatgattaaattaaaaccTTCAAGAGTCGCTCCAACTTCCATGAGAAAGGAGGCCAGCATTCATAGCACGGTGCATAAAGGATTTAACggaaggcaaaaaaaaaattgtttcgtCATCCGGCAGATAAAAAAGGGTTATTATTTTAGTAGAAAtagtttattcataaaaaagtactttaaaattaaatttgtaaattaatgcTACTTGACGTGGATGCTTTATTAcactattatttttctctctctctcatccttcCATTTATCTGTATTTTGATTGTTAATGCTTTACAATTTGTAATCAgattgatttttcatttttttatgcaaaaaaaatttCCGTTACTACAATGATAGAACCAATATATCATATCGTCACCAACTCTTTAGATCCAGATAATATAAAGCGATGAGTTAATTATTAGTTCTATAATTAGTAGGTCATAGAACcgtttcctttttttaatcctaatttaaaatttttattttataataaaaataattttataatttaatgtatgaaattaaattatattaatttataaatttattattttcttattttattacgtCGATTTGCCATAATTGAGATGAGCATAGCGTGTCATAATTATTGGCAAGAAAACGTAGTTGTTGCAGTACCACTTGGTCAAGAAGTTTTTATTCCTGACTCtataacttctttttttattactcGAATCATATATTCTCAGTGAAAAGGATAGTGTAGGTTGCTTTGAGGGAGCCCTCGCCTTTTCCTtacaaatttaaagaataatgtttgttattttaaatttcattccctcgacaaaatatataatgattttcTACGCTACTCGAAGTATTGATACTAGGCTAGGCTTGCAATACACCTCTTCACAGTTCACACATCTCTCTCCATCTTATTTATATTACACAACCATTgcaacttgaaaaaaataactaatttttttttttttttcaatctaaacATGGACGTTGCAACTATTGTTCACGTTAGGGATAAAATTGACTGGATCAAATCTTCTGAAAACTTATCACTAAAGGAAGAGATAAATTCCAGAGATAAAGTATGAAAAAGATAAGGCAAATAAGTTAGTTTAGACTcgtaagaagaaaatatttcacaagaCAAGTTGAACCCcattactcaaaaaaataatctttataaatagtttacaagAAGTAACAAATTATTCACTTGATTTATTGACTACTTTATACACTTAATCTCATATTGTTATACTGACTTTGATATCGGAAACTCCACAAAGCAACCAATACCGCTCATTTATTCGTTGTAGCTCATCCGTATAGTTGATAGTATAAAACACGCCATCTACTGTTTATGTTTATAAATGTATTGAGTCTCGTCTCAAATATAAATTCATGAATGGGTAGAAACCTTCAACAATGATACAGAACAATCAGCATCTATTCTAATacctttgttttcacaaataaatcatttcataaataatttataccaaatataataaataattttaatttttataaattttaaaataaaaataatattttatttcatttttaatttttatctattttatcacGTTTCGCGTACAAACAACGCTGCACCTGTGCTGCACCTGATGGAATAATTATTGACACCCGGATAGGCGAAAATGtacactatattattattggtgtaggaagtgtttggatgttgaagtgacttgagttgagttgagttgaaatgataaaatattgttagaatattattttttaatattattattattttgagatttgaaaaagttgaattatttattatattttatattgaaatttaaaaaaattataatgataaattgagatgagtttgaaaacCAAACAAAGCCGTAGTATCGAGTTTCATGCTGCCCTTAGAAGTAATTATGCTTTTCTACCGAGATTACCCTTGTATTTACGCGAGGACAAAAGGCATGAGATTGACATTTTGGACTTTTAGGCCTTTTTGTTTtcgagatgaaatgaat carries:
- the LOC118346133 gene encoding uncharacterized protein LOC118346133, whose product is MRRQRNVFVRFSNEEDFLKALSRESYDIEGAAYRVFHWTVEFQEDEEPAQVPVWLMLPGLPPNFYQESYLRNIVAPIGTFLRRDNATRCATRIDGVRVCVLMNIDQEPISSFWIGTPRQLASIFQEVEYETLPAFCSCCKVQGYNLKTCKTKFNEGKDYKNLRNIKSNRVWVPKEKEDAVNTAKDSSGKAIETSSILVIHNVEENELNDGSNEGMVSLDAEIDKGETKSDREAVGALESGIDVTMLAESSGAEKDLVLVMGNDQVLQPVVGSDMEGLDVNSKEQIGGTGASSSEDLQLVVFDQDNLVMESKSEDEMEVAHPAKEKDENSDSELSKKKAGKLWCFWVAGIQVDVVGGSDQYLALMINSNFLISAVYAKCR